The Candidatus Nitrosoglobus terrae genome segment TGGCTAGACCTATAATCATACCGCCTGTCAACGCGCTGATGGGGGTAAATGATTGCCAATCAATCATAAATTTTCCTCATTGACATCAATATTATGTTAATACAATATATATTTTTATTATATATATATTAGTATAATAAATATAAACAATAAGAGAATCGATTATGCAGCCCGAAATCCAAGCTTTTTTTGATCCCACTACCCGCACAATTAGTTACGTTGTTTATGATAAACCAAGCGGACATTGCGCCATTATTGACCCCGTACTTGATTACGATCCTAAGTCAGGTAGGACAAAAAATCTTTCTGCTGATGTTCTGATTCGATTTATCAAATCAAAAAATCTGACTGTTGACTGGATACTGGAAACTCACGCTCACGCTGATCACCTCTCTTCCATGCATTACCTTAAATCAACGCTGGGTGGAAAAACGGCAATTGGTAGCCGCATTCCCATCGTTCAGCAGGTTTTCAAGCAATTATTCAATCTAGGTGCGGATTTCCAACCTGATGGATCTCAATTTGATCACTTATTTGATGACGGTGATACCTTTGAAGTAGGACAACTACAAGGAAAGGCAATATTTGTTCCTGGCCATACACCAGCCGATCTTGCTTATCAATTCGCTGATACAATTTTTATCGGTGACACCACGTTTATGCCGGATGTAGGGACAGCTCGCGCTGATTTCCCCGGCGGAAATGCCCAGCAGCTCTATCGTTCCATTCGCAAGCTGCTGGACAATCATCCTGCGGAAACTCGTCTATTTATGTGCCATGACTATCCACCCAACAATCGCCCAGTTCAATGGGAAAGCACCGTTGCTGACGAGCGCACATACAATATCCATGTGCACGATGGAATTAGCGAGGATGAATTTGTAGCGACGCGTACCGCTCGCGATGCTACCCTTGAGGCTCCGGTACTTATTCTGCCCTCAATACAGCTTAATGTGCGTGCTGGGCAGATGCCTCCTCCAGAAAACAATGGCACTGCCTATTTTAAAGTCCCGATCAATATGCTTTAGGCCAGCTTTGAATGTCGCTCTGTTTAGGGTATGCAATACAATTGACTGGGAAATTTTCTTAGAATAGTCGGCAGTGATTCCTAGATATTTTTTCCCACAAATGGATTAGATCTTTGCTCTTCTTCAAAAGTAGACATAGACCCATGACCCGGAATAAATTGAACTTCATCACCTAGGGGAAATAGGCGCTCACGAATGGATTGTACAAGCGTATCATAATCACCACGAGGAAAATCGGTGCGACCAATCGCACCCTTAAATAGTACATCTCCCACTAACGCTAAACTACTATCAGGATGAAAAAAGACCACATGGCCAGGGGTATGGCCTGGGCAGTGATAGACATCAAGAATCACATGGCCAAACGAAACAGTACTACCTTGCTCTAACCACCGATCAGGCGTAAAGGATTCAGCCGGAGGAAAGCTAAACATTTCACTCTGAAATGGGAGTAAATCGAGCCAAAATTTATCCTCTATTTGTGGTCCCTCAATAGGTACACCTAGTTGGCGAGCGAGCTTATAGGCACCCCCTGCATGATCAATATGTCCATGGGTTAGTAAAACCTTTTCTATCTGTATCCCATTAGACTCAACTTTGCTTAAAATTTTCCCTACATCACCTCCTGGATCTACGACCGCTGCCCTACCAGTTTCTTCGCAGATTAAGAGCGTGCA includes the following:
- a CDS encoding MBL fold metallo-hydrolase, whose translation is MKFEILPVTKFMQNCTLLICEETGRAAVVDPGGDVGKILSKVESNGIQIEKVLLTHGHIDHAGGAYKLARQLGVPIEGPQIEDKFWLDLLPFQSEMFSFPPAESFTPDRWLEQGSTVSFGHVILDVYHCPGHTPGHVVFFHPDSSLALVGDVLFKGAIGRTDFPRGDYDTLVQSIRERLFPLGDEVQFIPGHGSMSTFEEEQRSNPFVGKNI
- a CDS encoding MBL fold metallo-hydrolase, whose product is MQPEIQAFFDPTTRTISYVVYDKPSGHCAIIDPVLDYDPKSGRTKNLSADVLIRFIKSKNLTVDWILETHAHADHLSSMHYLKSTLGGKTAIGSRIPIVQQVFKQLFNLGADFQPDGSQFDHLFDDGDTFEVGQLQGKAIFVPGHTPADLAYQFADTIFIGDTTFMPDVGTARADFPGGNAQQLYRSIRKLLDNHPAETRLFMCHDYPPNNRPVQWESTVADERTYNIHVHDGISEDEFVATRTARDATLEAPVLILPSIQLNVRAGQMPPPENNGTAYFKVPINML